Proteins found in one Serinicoccus marinus DSM 15273 genomic segment:
- a CDS encoding aldo/keto reductase family protein, with protein sequence MEFRYLGNSGLKISEITYGNWLTHGSQVENDVAHQCVRAALDAGISTFDTADVYANTKAESVLGDALKGERRESLEIFTKVYWPTGPGGKNDTGLSRKHIMESIDGSLQRLQTDYVDLYQAHRYDTETPLEETMQAFADIVRQGKAHYIGVSEWTADQIRAGHALAKDLGIQLISSQPQYSMLWRVIEPEVVPACEELGISQIVWSPMAQGVLSGKYQPGQAPTEGRAADESMGKGMQGFMREEVLTAVQGLTPLAEEAGLTMPQLAVAWVLQNPNVAAALVGASKPSQVEDNVKAAGVKLDADLMAKIDDIIGGVAEKDAGKTAANAPQTRVA encoded by the coding sequence ATGGAGTTTCGATACCTGGGCAACAGCGGCCTCAAGATCAGCGAGATCACCTACGGCAACTGGCTGACGCACGGCAGCCAGGTCGAGAACGACGTGGCCCACCAGTGCGTGCGCGCGGCGCTCGATGCCGGCATCAGCACCTTCGACACCGCCGACGTCTACGCCAACACCAAGGCCGAGAGCGTGCTCGGGGACGCGCTCAAGGGAGAGCGGCGCGAGAGCCTGGAGATCTTCACCAAGGTCTACTGGCCGACCGGCCCGGGCGGCAAGAACGACACCGGCCTGTCCCGCAAGCACATCATGGAGTCGATCGACGGCAGCCTGCAGCGGCTGCAGACCGACTACGTCGACCTCTACCAGGCGCACCGCTACGACACCGAGACGCCGCTGGAGGAGACGATGCAGGCCTTCGCCGACATCGTCCGGCAGGGCAAGGCGCACTACATCGGCGTGAGCGAGTGGACCGCCGACCAGATCCGCGCCGGGCACGCCCTCGCGAAGGACCTCGGCATCCAGCTCATCTCCTCTCAGCCGCAGTACTCCATGCTGTGGCGGGTCATCGAGCCCGAGGTCGTCCCCGCCTGCGAGGAGCTCGGGATCTCGCAGATCGTGTGGAGCCCGATGGCGCAGGGCGTGCTGTCCGGGAAGTACCAGCCGGGCCAGGCCCCGACCGAGGGCCGCGCCGCGGACGAGTCGATGGGCAAGGGAATGCAGGGCTTCATGCGCGAGGAGGTGCTCACCGCCGTCCAGGGGCTCACGCCGCTGGCGGAGGAGGCGGGCCTCACGATGCCGCAGCTCGCGGTCGCCTGGGTGCTGCAGAACCCCAACGTCGCCGCCGCGCTGGTCGGCGCCTCCAAGCCCTCCCAGGTCGAGGACAACGTCAAGGCCGCCGGCGTGAAGCTCGACGCCGACCTCATGGCCAAGATCGACGACATCATCGGCGGGGTCGCGGAGAAGGACGCCGGCAAGACCGCGGCGAACGCCCCGCAGACCCGCGTGGCCTGA
- a CDS encoding glycoside hydrolase family 32 protein, giving the protein MPPATPGHAVRSTPGSTPLVPEAGPGATTTFHLRPAQGWLNDPNGMVRHEGRWHAFFQHNPDAPRHDAIAWGHCSSADLVTWREHPVAFTPTPGGPDGSGCWSGVFVPGLSRPAVVYSGLAGPGLTSTVCLRWGSGADLDEWSAPVVVARQPQADGVAVMRDPFVLTHEGHRFALVGAGLDDGTPAVLLYSCDDIEAWDYLGVWLRGADLPSPGAGPADVWECPQLAVEGERAALLLSLHDDGVLGDVVACAGRLVDDGGRPRLEVEDVGVLDRGDAFYAPQIADDGGEGWWLMGWVREDGQQPGGKDQAGCLTLPRRLTVDPSGVRLELDPAVGETLPLGPARAAEGELPPAAVVEVGPAGAELVHPAIGTRALPEGTRAVVDGDVLEVYPPDAVPATFRHPVAWQVRGDAELRPVLRP; this is encoded by the coding sequence ATGCCCCCCGCGACCCCCGGCCACGCAGTTCGCTCCACGCCTGGCTCCACACCGCTCGTACCCGAAGCTGGGCCGGGTGCGACGACGACCTTCCACCTGCGCCCGGCGCAGGGCTGGCTCAACGACCCCAACGGCATGGTCCGGCACGAGGGGCGCTGGCACGCCTTCTTCCAGCACAACCCGGACGCGCCCCGGCACGACGCCATCGCGTGGGGCCACTGCAGCAGCGCCGACCTCGTGACCTGGCGCGAGCACCCCGTCGCCTTCACCCCCACGCCGGGAGGTCCGGACGGCTCCGGCTGCTGGTCCGGGGTCTTCGTGCCCGGGTTGTCGCGCCCGGCCGTCGTCTACTCCGGGCTCGCCGGGCCGGGCTTGACCAGCACGGTCTGCCTGCGCTGGGGGTCCGGTGCCGACCTCGACGAATGGTCGGCACCCGTGGTGGTGGCCCGCCAGCCGCAGGCTGACGGTGTCGCGGTCATGCGCGACCCCTTCGTGCTCACGCACGAGGGTCATCGGTTCGCCCTCGTGGGCGCCGGCCTCGACGACGGGACGCCCGCGGTGCTGCTCTACTCCTGCGACGACATCGAGGCGTGGGACTACCTCGGCGTCTGGCTGCGCGGCGCGGACCTGCCGTCACCGGGAGCCGGCCCGGCCGACGTGTGGGAGTGCCCGCAGCTCGCGGTCGAGGGTGAGCGTGCCGCCCTGCTGCTCTCGCTGCACGACGACGGCGTGCTCGGCGACGTGGTCGCCTGCGCGGGCCGGCTCGTCGACGACGGCGGGCGTCCACGGCTCGAGGTCGAGGACGTGGGGGTGCTGGACCGCGGTGACGCGTTCTACGCACCGCAGATCGCGGACGACGGCGGCGAGGGGTGGTGGCTCATGGGATGGGTCCGCGAGGACGGCCAGCAGCCCGGCGGCAAGGACCAGGCGGGCTGCCTGACGCTGCCGCGACGGCTGACGGTCGACCCGTCGGGGGTCCGGCTCGAGCTGGACCCCGCGGTCGGTGAGACGCTGCCCCTCGGCCCGGCCCGTGCCGCGGAGGGCGAGCTCCCGCCCGCGGCGGTGGTCGAGGTCGGGCCCGCCGGTGCGGAGCTCGTGCACCCTGCGATCGGCACCCGGGCCCTGCCCGAGGGGACCAGGGCCGTCGTCGACGGGGACGTGCTGGAGGTCTACCCGCCCGACGCCGTCCCGGCGACCTTCCGGCACCCGGTCGCGTGGCAGGTGCGGGGCGACGCCGAGCTGCGGCCGGTGCTCAGGCCGTGA
- a CDS encoding MalY/PatB family protein, producing the protein MNSPFDLSLEQMRTHRSAKWSRVPDDVLPAWTAEMDVSTAPAIAQALQTAIERSDFGYAGEPSAVIDAFAGFARDTWGWDPQSTPGRTRLFADVGQGAKETLRGLTSPGDRVVLNPPVYLSFYPWLRDLRLEPLEVPMLDVASGGRLDLDGMRAALADGAKVVLLCTPHNPLGYVYSREELAALAEMAAEHDAVVISDEIHAPLVHPGSPRPFVPFLTVSEAAREVGIALHSPSKAWNTAGLKLALGVTAVEGRWPQAQAETDWAPSILGQYAAIAAYTEGREWLAGTVAELQARTQELPALLQEHLPQVRFHPGHASYLAWLDCRDLGLGDDPSQAFLERGRVLLSPGPAFGATGEGFARLNIGTSAELMGEAVRRMAEALQ; encoded by the coding sequence ATGAACTCACCCTTCGACCTGTCCCTGGAGCAGATGCGCACCCACCGCAGCGCCAAGTGGAGCCGGGTCCCGGACGACGTGCTCCCCGCCTGGACGGCGGAGATGGACGTCAGCACCGCCCCCGCCATCGCGCAGGCGCTGCAGACGGCGATCGAGCGCTCCGACTTCGGGTATGCCGGTGAGCCCTCTGCCGTGATCGATGCCTTCGCCGGCTTCGCCCGCGACACCTGGGGCTGGGACCCGCAGAGCACGCCGGGCCGCACCAGGCTCTTCGCCGACGTCGGCCAGGGGGCCAAGGAGACGCTGCGCGGGCTCACCTCCCCGGGTGACCGGGTCGTCCTCAACCCCCCGGTCTACCTCTCCTTCTACCCCTGGCTGCGCGACCTGCGCCTGGAGCCGCTCGAGGTGCCGATGCTCGACGTCGCCTCCGGCGGCCGCCTCGACCTGGACGGCATGCGCGCCGCGCTCGCCGACGGGGCGAAGGTGGTCCTGCTGTGCACCCCGCACAACCCGCTCGGCTACGTCTACTCGCGCGAGGAGCTGGCCGCGCTGGCCGAGATGGCCGCCGAGCACGACGCCGTGGTGATCTCGGACGAGATCCACGCCCCGCTCGTGCACCCCGGCAGCCCGCGGCCCTTCGTGCCCTTCCTCACCGTGAGCGAGGCGGCCCGCGAGGTCGGCATCGCCCTGCACTCGCCCTCCAAGGCGTGGAACACGGCCGGCCTGAAGCTGGCGCTCGGGGTGACCGCGGTGGAGGGACGCTGGCCGCAGGCGCAGGCCGAGACCGACTGGGCACCCAGCATCCTCGGGCAGTATGCCGCGATCGCCGCCTACACCGAGGGCCGCGAGTGGCTCGCCGGCACGGTGGCCGAGCTGCAGGCGCGCACCCAGGAGCTGCCCGCCCTGCTCCAGGAGCACCTGCCGCAGGTGCGCTTCCACCCGGGGCACGCGTCCTACCTTGCCTGGCTGGACTGCCGGGACCTCGGCCTCGGCGACGACCCGTCGCAGGCCTTCCTGGAGCGGGGCCGGGTGCTGCTGTCGCCGGGGCCGGCGTTCGGGGCCACCGGCGAGGGCTTCGCCCGGCTCAACATCGGCACGAGCGCCGAGCTCATGGGCGAGGCGGTGCGCCGGATGGCAGAGGCCCTGCAGTGA
- a CDS encoding MFS transporter, which yields MSPAPRRGRSALVMAVASAVTTLGALPPFLLGAQAVAIRDDLGFGLGAFGVAVSLFFATAAVATLSTSTLVDRMSRGLLLLLAGGVVTAGGLAMSLLVSGWWSLMAVMVVLGLGNAACQATANSLMARTLPPGRRGLGFGVKQSAVPLAIMLGGLAVPTTGALWGWRSTFVVTCCLGVVVMLGAVGLLLRGRRRGPRRPAASAADLLESPPTLPLVLAAVAITLASAAANYVGAFAASWGFEVGLTPSQTGVLMAVGSGGSIAIRVFSGWRADHRHGANLPVVATQMWVGALGCLGLMIDAPWAVWVFGLLAFSIGWSWPGLLLYAVARLGRDNPAQASAAIQSGAFAGGALGPAVLGGLSGAAGFPVTWAVAAGCFALAGALILLSRRLFTADLLARPPREPFTYGRSKVTPPREP from the coding sequence ATGTCCCCTGCCCCCCGCCGTGGCCGGTCCGCCCTGGTGATGGCGGTCGCCTCCGCCGTCACCACGCTGGGCGCCCTGCCGCCGTTCCTGCTGGGGGCTCAGGCGGTGGCGATCCGCGACGACCTCGGCTTCGGGCTTGGAGCCTTCGGTGTCGCGGTCAGCCTGTTCTTCGCCACGGCGGCGGTGGCCACGCTGTCCACCTCGACGTTGGTCGACCGGATGAGCCGCGGCCTGCTGCTGCTCCTGGCCGGAGGTGTCGTGACCGCCGGTGGCCTCGCCATGAGCCTGCTCGTCTCCGGGTGGTGGTCGCTCATGGCGGTCATGGTGGTGCTGGGTCTCGGCAACGCCGCCTGCCAGGCCACCGCGAACTCGTTGATGGCGCGCACGCTCCCGCCCGGTCGGCGCGGGCTCGGTTTCGGCGTCAAGCAGTCCGCCGTGCCGCTGGCGATCATGCTGGGCGGGCTCGCGGTCCCGACGACCGGGGCGCTGTGGGGGTGGCGCTCGACCTTCGTCGTGACCTGCTGCCTCGGGGTCGTGGTCATGCTCGGGGCGGTCGGGCTGCTGCTGCGTGGCCGGCGTCGCGGACCGCGCAGACCCGCTGCGTCCGCCGCCGACCTGCTCGAGTCCCCGCCGACCCTGCCGCTCGTGCTCGCCGCCGTGGCGATCACGTTGGCCAGCGCGGCGGCCAACTACGTCGGCGCCTTCGCGGCCTCCTGGGGGTTCGAGGTCGGGCTGACACCCTCCCAGACCGGCGTCCTCATGGCCGTGGGCTCGGGCGGCTCGATCGCGATCCGGGTCTTCTCCGGGTGGCGCGCCGACCACCGGCACGGGGCGAACCTGCCCGTCGTCGCCACCCAGATGTGGGTCGGCGCGCTCGGGTGCCTGGGCCTGATGATCGACGCACCCTGGGCGGTGTGGGTCTTCGGGCTGCTCGCCTTCAGCATCGGGTGGTCCTGGCCCGGTCTGCTGCTGTATGCCGTCGCCCGGCTCGGGCGTGACAACCCGGCCCAGGCGTCGGCTGCGATCCAGTCGGGCGCTTTCGCGGGCGGGGCGCTGGGCCCGGCGGTCCTCGGTGGGCTCTCGGGAGCCGCCGGCTTCCCCGTGACCTGGGCTGTGGCCGCGGGCTGCTTCGCGCTCGCCGGCGCCCTCATCCTGCTCTCCCGCCGGCTCTTTACCGCCGACCTGCTGGCCCGGCCTCCCCGCGAGCCCTTCACCTACGGACGCTCCAAGGTCACGCCGCCGCGCGAGCCGTGA
- a CDS encoding SLC13 family permease, with amino-acid sequence MSSDIVREQGEFDDEPSDREPPRPAGRTWAFRLGGLALAALVYLLLGGADMSGDARFVAAIAVLMAVWWMTEAIPLAATSLLPIVLIPPLTGLGVSDATAPYANSIVFLFLGGFLIAIAMQKWNLHRRIALLTLRRVGTHPRRIILGMMISTAFLSMWVSNTATTLMMLPIAISVLALVVENSQRGVAAADGDVTKEVSSGRAVSDVVNDPDVRIFGVALVLSIAWAASIGGLGTLLGSPPNAIVAGYLADEVGQDVGFLAWMMLGVPIVVVFIGIAWLLITRLMFRFTLEEIPGGRQLIDTEVDELGPMSQGEKVVLAVFCGAAFLWIVPGLLSNISALGEALPWLGELDDTAIAIGAGIVLFLIPGDREGRMTLEWDDAEEGLPWGVLLLFGGGLSLAAAVAGTGLDEWFGQQVTGLGSLPIVLLLAAVVTIVLFLTEVTSNTATAATFIPVLGGVAVGIGVDPMTLLIPAALAATCAFMLPVGTPPNAIVFGTGAVKIQEMARGGIVLNVVGVVLITLFTVLIGPFALGLVL; translated from the coding sequence ATGAGCAGCGACATCGTGCGCGAGCAGGGCGAGTTCGACGACGAGCCCAGCGACCGGGAGCCGCCACGCCCTGCGGGCCGGACCTGGGCCTTCCGACTCGGCGGCCTCGCCCTCGCCGCCCTCGTCTACCTCCTCCTCGGGGGCGCCGACATGTCCGGCGACGCGCGCTTCGTCGCCGCCATCGCCGTGCTCATGGCCGTGTGGTGGATGACCGAGGCCATCCCGCTCGCCGCCACCTCGCTGCTGCCGATCGTGCTCATCCCGCCGCTCACCGGATTGGGCGTCTCCGACGCGACGGCGCCCTACGCCAACTCGATCGTCTTCCTCTTCCTCGGCGGCTTCCTCATCGCCATCGCCATGCAGAAGTGGAACCTGCACCGCCGGATCGCGCTGCTCACGCTGCGCCGCGTCGGCACCCACCCGCGCCGGATCATCCTCGGGATGATGATCTCGACGGCCTTCCTGTCGATGTGGGTCTCCAACACGGCCACCACGCTGATGATGCTGCCCATCGCGATCTCGGTGCTGGCGCTCGTCGTGGAGAACAGCCAGCGTGGCGTGGCCGCCGCCGACGGCGACGTGACCAAGGAGGTCTCCAGCGGGCGGGCGGTGAGCGACGTCGTCAACGACCCGGACGTCCGCATCTTCGGCGTCGCCCTGGTGCTGTCCATCGCGTGGGCCGCCTCGATCGGCGGGCTCGGCACGCTGCTCGGCAGCCCGCCCAACGCCATCGTCGCCGGATATCTCGCGGACGAGGTCGGCCAGGACGTGGGCTTCCTCGCCTGGATGATGCTGGGCGTGCCGATCGTCGTCGTCTTCATCGGGATCGCCTGGCTGCTCATCACGCGGCTGATGTTCCGCTTCACGCTCGAGGAGATCCCCGGCGGCCGCCAGCTCATCGACACCGAGGTCGATGAGCTGGGCCCGATGAGCCAGGGGGAGAAGGTCGTGCTCGCCGTCTTCTGCGGCGCCGCCTTTCTGTGGATCGTCCCGGGCCTGCTGTCCAACATCTCCGCCCTCGGCGAGGCGCTGCCCTGGCTCGGGGAGCTGGACGACACCGCCATCGCCATCGGCGCGGGCATCGTGCTCTTCCTCATCCCCGGCGACCGCGAGGGCCGGATGACGCTGGAGTGGGACGACGCGGAGGAGGGCCTGCCCTGGGGCGTGCTGCTGCTCTTCGGTGGTGGCCTCAGCCTGGCCGCCGCGGTCGCCGGCACCGGCCTGGACGAGTGGTTCGGCCAGCAGGTCACCGGGCTGGGCTCGCTGCCGATCGTGCTGCTGCTCGCCGCTGTCGTGACGATCGTGCTCTTCCTCACCGAGGTCACGAGCAACACCGCGACTGCGGCGACCTTCATCCCGGTCCTGGGCGGTGTCGCCGTCGGCATCGGTGTCGACCCGATGACGCTGCTCATCCCGGCGGCCCTGGCGGCGACCTGCGCCTTCATGCTGCCGGTCGGCACCCCGCCCAACGCGATCGTCTTCGGCACCGGGGCGGTGAAGATCCAGGAGATGGCCCGTGGTGGAATCGTCCTGAACGTCGTCGGGGTGGTGCTCATCACCCTCTTCACCGTCCTCATCGGTCCCTTCGCCCTGGGGCTCGTGCTGTAA
- a CDS encoding LiaF domain-containing protein, producing the protein MPDPAAPDPAAPDPSAQGPSDVPPDWRPDIPVPGQRPTPREELPAQWRGNHPAAAADRDAPVPMRAPTQTLGTLMGDVVRTGAWDAAERTTTMLLVGDVKLDLREVIRPDETLEISSFTGMGDIRIAVPAGTRVELSGFNLLGNIRHDVDPQAQSSADTGACVRINATSLLGDVLVRTMPPDDGTKPPRGWRWTRKR; encoded by the coding sequence ATGCCCGATCCCGCCGCGCCCGATCCCGCCGCGCCCGACCCCTCCGCCCAGGGACCCTCGGACGTGCCGCCCGACTGGCGGCCCGACATACCGGTCCCGGGGCAGCGGCCCACGCCCCGCGAGGAGCTGCCGGCGCAGTGGCGCGGCAACCACCCCGCCGCCGCGGCGGACCGGGACGCGCCGGTGCCCATGCGCGCGCCGACCCAGACGCTGGGGACCCTCATGGGAGACGTCGTGCGGACCGGCGCGTGGGACGCGGCGGAGCGCACGACCACGATGCTGCTCGTCGGCGATGTCAAGCTCGACCTGCGCGAGGTGATCCGGCCCGACGAGACGCTGGAGATCTCCTCCTTCACCGGGATGGGCGACATCCGGATCGCGGTGCCTGCCGGCACCCGGGTGGAACTCTCGGGCTTCAACCTTCTCGGCAACATCCGGCACGACGTCGACCCGCAGGCCCAGTCCTCGGCCGACACGGGTGCCTGCGTCCGCATCAACGCCACGAGCCTGCTCGGCGACGTCCTGGTGCGCACGATGCCGCCCGACGACGGCACCAAGCCTCCCCGCGGCTGGCGCTGGACCCGGAAACGCTGA
- a CDS encoding acyl-CoA dehydrogenase family protein yields the protein MSDAPQPMPESDRAEPDGADLGRSLGTDFMHLDDLLTDTERELRDGVRAWCDDEVVPAAQEWWEAARYPVEMVPGYAATRVAGASIEGYGCAGVSTLADGMMCAELARGDGSIATFNAVHSGLAMTSVHLLGSEDQRERWLPGMARVETVGAVALTEPTHGSDVVSMETRAHRDGDHWVLDGAKRWIGNGSVADLVVVWARDDDGDVGGFVVESPQQLDGWDAQVIQGKISNRGVWQAHIRLDGVRIPADNRLAQARTFADTNRVLARSRQAVAWEAIGHAVAAYEGALTYALRREQFGRPLAKNQLIQDDLARMVTLITTMQLTCTRMSQLEDEGRCTIEHAAMAKLHTTTVAREVVGIARDMLGGNGILLDHHVARHFADLEATYTYEGSRTVQSLLVGRSVTGTSAFR from the coding sequence ATGAGTGACGCGCCGCAGCCGATGCCCGAGTCCGACCGCGCGGAGCCGGACGGCGCCGACCTCGGTCGGTCCCTGGGCACGGACTTCATGCACCTGGACGACCTGCTCACCGATACCGAGCGCGAGCTGCGGGACGGCGTGCGCGCCTGGTGCGACGACGAGGTCGTCCCGGCGGCGCAGGAGTGGTGGGAGGCGGCGCGATACCCCGTCGAGATGGTGCCGGGGTATGCCGCGACCCGGGTCGCCGGTGCCTCGATCGAGGGCTACGGCTGCGCCGGGGTCTCCACCCTCGCCGACGGGATGATGTGCGCCGAGCTGGCCCGGGGGGACGGCTCGATCGCGACCTTCAACGCGGTCCACTCCGGGTTGGCGATGACCTCGGTGCACCTGCTGGGCAGCGAGGATCAACGGGAGCGATGGCTGCCGGGGATGGCCCGGGTGGAGACGGTCGGCGCGGTGGCGCTGACCGAGCCCACGCACGGGTCCGACGTCGTGAGCATGGAGACCCGGGCCCACCGCGACGGCGACCACTGGGTGCTCGACGGCGCGAAGCGGTGGATCGGCAACGGGTCGGTGGCCGACCTCGTCGTGGTCTGGGCGCGCGACGACGACGGCGACGTGGGTGGCTTCGTCGTCGAGTCCCCGCAGCAGCTCGACGGCTGGGACGCCCAGGTCATCCAGGGCAAGATCAGCAACCGCGGCGTGTGGCAGGCGCACATCCGCCTCGACGGCGTGCGGATCCCGGCCGACAACCGGCTCGCGCAGGCGCGCACCTTCGCCGACACCAACCGGGTGCTGGCACGCTCGCGGCAGGCGGTGGCCTGGGAGGCGATCGGCCATGCGGTCGCGGCCTACGAGGGCGCGCTGACCTATGCCCTGCGCCGCGAGCAGTTCGGTCGTCCGCTGGCCAAGAACCAGCTCATCCAGGACGACCTCGCCCGCATGGTCACGCTCATCACCACGATGCAGCTCACCTGCACGCGGATGAGCCAGCTCGAGGACGAGGGCCGCTGCACCATCGAGCACGCCGCGATGGCCAAGCTGCACACGACCACGGTGGCGCGCGAGGTCGTCGGCATCGCCCGCGACATGCTCGGGGGCAACGGGATCCTGCTGGACCACCACGTCGCCCGGCACTTCGCCGACCTCGAGGCGACCTACACCTACGAGGGGAGCCGCACCGTGCAGTCGCTGCTCGTGGGCCGCTCGGTGACCGGCACCAGCGCCTTCCGCTGA
- a CDS encoding PIG-L deacetylase family protein — MSTIVFLHAHPDDEASQTSATMRLAADAGHRVVCVYATNGDHGTVPADLREGETVVDRRRAEAQASAVALGTARVVWLGYADSGMTGWEQNSHEQSFHACSTDEAAARLARVLDEEDADVVVGYDWHGGYGHPDHVKVHAVVHRAAELAARRPRLLEATMNRDHMRRMFEAATAAGMAPEDADWDPDAPADDGNPVGTPEAEIHWHVDARPVLAAKRAALSAHASQEDVGWMLGMPEEQFAAAFGDEWFIEPGRDPGMTDAHPVG; from the coding sequence GTGAGCACCATCGTCTTCCTGCACGCCCACCCCGACGACGAGGCGAGCCAGACCTCGGCCACGATGCGGCTGGCCGCCGACGCCGGGCACCGGGTGGTGTGCGTCTACGCCACCAACGGCGACCACGGCACCGTGCCCGCGGACCTGCGGGAGGGGGAGACGGTGGTGGACCGGCGTCGCGCCGAGGCCCAGGCGTCGGCCGTCGCGCTCGGCACGGCGCGGGTCGTGTGGCTCGGCTACGCCGACTCCGGCATGACCGGGTGGGAGCAGAACAGCCACGAGCAGTCCTTCCACGCCTGCAGCACCGACGAGGCCGCGGCGCGGCTGGCGCGGGTCCTGGACGAGGAGGACGCCGACGTGGTCGTCGGCTACGACTGGCACGGTGGCTACGGCCACCCCGACCACGTCAAGGTCCACGCCGTCGTGCACCGGGCGGCGGAGCTGGCGGCACGGCGCCCACGGCTGCTCGAGGCGACGATGAACCGCGACCACATGCGGCGCATGTTCGAGGCGGCCACGGCGGCCGGGATGGCGCCCGAGGACGCGGACTGGGATCCGGACGCCCCCGCCGACGACGGCAACCCGGTCGGCACCCCCGAGGCGGAGATCCACTGGCACGTCGACGCCCGGCCGGTGCTCGCGGCCAAGCGGGCGGCGCTGTCCGCGCACGCCAGCCAGGAGGACGTCGGCTGGATGCTGGGTATGCCGGAGGAGCAGTTCGCCGCGGCCTTCGGGGACGAGTGGTTCATCGAGCCCGGGCGGGATCCGGGGATGACCGACGCTCACCCGGTGGGCTGA
- a CDS encoding response regulator transcription factor codes for MTETTRTVLVVEDDLTINQALADRFTAEGFAVARAVDGPTALTEAAGHTPDVVVLDLMLPGLDGLEVCRRLQTERPVPVLMLTAKTDETDILVGLAAGADDYVTKPFRMREVVARVQALLRRVERATELADTRLPVQTVGDLEIDASARRVRVAGEEIHLTPLEFDLLGALAERPGSVRGREDLMTQVWGWSDAHGTRTLDSHVKALRAKIGSARVRTVHGVGYALESGR; via the coding sequence ATGACCGAGACGACGCGCACCGTGCTGGTGGTCGAGGACGACCTCACGATCAACCAGGCGCTGGCCGACCGCTTCACCGCCGAGGGTTTCGCGGTCGCGCGGGCGGTCGACGGGCCGACCGCCCTGACCGAGGCGGCCGGGCACACCCCGGACGTGGTCGTGCTGGACCTCATGCTGCCCGGCCTGGACGGCCTGGAGGTCTGCCGTCGGCTGCAGACCGAGCGCCCGGTCCCGGTCCTCATGCTCACCGCGAAGACCGACGAGACCGACATCCTCGTCGGCCTCGCCGCCGGCGCCGACGACTACGTCACCAAGCCGTTCCGGATGCGGGAGGTCGTCGCCCGGGTGCAGGCGCTGCTCCGGCGCGTCGAGCGGGCCACCGAGCTCGCCGACACCCGCCTGCCGGTGCAGACCGTCGGCGACCTGGAGATCGACGCCTCCGCGCGCCGGGTGCGGGTTGCCGGCGAGGAGATCCACCTGACGCCGCTGGAGTTCGACCTGCTCGGTGCGCTCGCGGAGCGGCCGGGCAGCGTGCGCGGCCGCGAGGACCTGATGACGCAGGTGTGGGGCTGGTCGGACGCGCACGGCACCCGCACCCTCGACAGCCACGTCAAGGCCCTGCGCGCCAAGATCGGCAGCGCCCGGGTCCGCACCGTGCACGGCGTGGGGTATGCCCTGGAGAGCGGCCGGTGA